Proteins found in one Gordonia sp. PDNC005 genomic segment:
- a CDS encoding NADH:flavin oxidoreductase/NADH oxidase family protein, whose translation MPATADSPVFTPFQLPSGAVIPNRLAKAAMEENMAAYGQLPGESLLRLYRRWSEGGAGLLITGNVMVHAEALTGPAGVVLNSDSPIEPFREWASAAKSGGAQVWMQINHPGRQIRADMPGVAWGPSAVRVELGKNSKRFAEPVAMTAQQIHETVARFADTAARAEEAGFDGVEVHAAHGYLLSQFLSPLSNRRDDDWGGPLENRARLLLDIVREVRARVSPTFAVAVKLNSADFQRGGFDANDAATVIRMLAPLGVDVVELSGGSYEAPAMTGQAGDERSRSREAYFLSLAEELAADSPLPLMLTGGVVRRSVAEEVLAGGVDIVGMGTAIAMNPDLPNQWRHDADEAVTVIPVRISDKAVASAASMARVRRQLRRLGDGRTPRPAADPKIALVVETILQSFALRRYRRWLAKSAHEGVLSPR comes from the coding sequence ATGCCAGCGACAGCCGATTCCCCCGTCTTCACACCCTTCCAGTTGCCGAGCGGTGCGGTGATTCCGAACCGCCTAGCCAAGGCGGCGATGGAGGAGAACATGGCCGCCTACGGACAGCTTCCCGGCGAGTCGTTGCTCCGCCTGTACCGCCGGTGGAGCGAAGGAGGCGCCGGACTGCTCATCACCGGCAATGTGATGGTGCACGCCGAGGCGCTCACCGGCCCCGCGGGTGTCGTCCTGAACTCCGATTCGCCGATCGAGCCCTTCCGCGAGTGGGCCAGTGCCGCCAAGTCCGGCGGCGCGCAGGTGTGGATGCAGATCAATCACCCAGGACGCCAGATCCGCGCCGACATGCCGGGCGTCGCGTGGGGCCCGTCGGCCGTCCGCGTCGAGCTGGGGAAGAACTCGAAACGCTTCGCCGAGCCCGTGGCCATGACTGCGCAACAGATCCACGAGACCGTGGCTCGCTTCGCCGACACCGCCGCACGCGCCGAGGAGGCCGGCTTCGACGGAGTCGAGGTCCACGCCGCACACGGCTATCTGTTGTCGCAGTTCCTTTCGCCGCTGTCGAACCGGCGCGATGACGACTGGGGCGGCCCTCTGGAGAACAGGGCCCGCCTGCTTCTCGACATCGTTCGGGAGGTGCGAGCCCGCGTGTCGCCGACTTTTGCGGTGGCAGTCAAACTGAACTCGGCCGATTTCCAACGTGGCGGATTCGACGCCAACGACGCCGCAACCGTGATCAGGATGCTCGCACCGCTGGGCGTGGACGTCGTCGAGCTCTCCGGCGGCAGTTACGAAGCACCGGCGATGACCGGGCAGGCAGGTGACGAGCGCAGCCGATCACGCGAGGCCTACTTCCTCAGCCTCGCCGAGGAACTCGCCGCAGACAGTCCGCTGCCTCTCATGCTGACCGGCGGAGTGGTCCGACGGTCGGTCGCCGAAGAGGTCCTGGCCGGGGGAGTCGACATCGTCGGCATGGGCACGGCGATCGCCATGAACCCTGACCTGCCGAACCAGTGGCGACACGACGCCGACGAAGCCGTGACAGTGATCCCGGTGCGCATCAGCGACAAGGCCGTGGCCTCGGCCGCAAGCATGGCCCGTGTCCGTCGCCAGTTGCGACGTCTCGGGGACGGCCGCACACCGAGGCCTGCCGCCGACCCGAAGATCGCGCTCGTCGTCGAAACGATTCTTCAGTCATTCGCGCTTCGCCGTTACCGCCGATGGCTTGCGAAAAGTGCACATGAGGGAGTCCTCAGCCCGCGATAG
- a CDS encoding TetR family transcriptional regulator, which yields MSVKDRLLEATASLMRCHGVSGTSLSDILSTSGVARRSIYLNFPGGKSELVTEATRASGAIITQAIEGILDSPDPISAFSEMWVEVLTSTDFDAGCPVVAAALGRADAPSAADLAGGIFGQWHDLVRDRMVDDGIDADIAKSLAITIVSAIEGAVIASQAQHSTRPLTEVAIRLRELVALHLSAVPSLD from the coding sequence ATGAGTGTGAAAGATCGGCTGCTCGAGGCGACGGCATCGCTGATGCGCTGTCACGGTGTGTCCGGCACGTCCCTGTCGGACATTCTGTCGACGAGCGGCGTTGCTCGCCGGTCGATCTACCTCAACTTTCCAGGCGGGAAGTCCGAACTCGTCACCGAAGCGACGCGCGCGTCCGGTGCGATCATCACTCAGGCGATCGAAGGGATTCTCGACTCCCCCGATCCCATCAGCGCGTTCAGCGAGATGTGGGTGGAAGTCCTCACCTCCACCGACTTCGACGCGGGATGTCCGGTGGTCGCCGCAGCGTTGGGTCGTGCCGACGCACCGTCCGCCGCCGATCTCGCCGGTGGCATCTTCGGTCAGTGGCACGACCTCGTGCGGGATCGAATGGTCGACGACGGGATCGACGCGGACATTGCGAAGTCCTTGGCGATCACCATCGTCTCCGCCATCGAAGGCGCGGTGATCGCCTCGCAGGCGCAACACTCGACCCGCCCGCTGACCGAGGTTGCAATCAGGCTACGGGAACTCGTCGCTCTGCACCTTTCGGCCGTTCCCTCCCTCGACTGA